A window of Rhododendron vialii isolate Sample 1 chromosome 11a, ASM3025357v1 contains these coding sequences:
- the LOC131308072 gene encoding uncharacterized protein LOC131308072 — MPSLYEVFATIDSEDRCRNIVQPQGLLPTPDSSPMTDQMAFAASSSSHPPSRKIICYHWNESGHVKDRCFKLHPELKQHFTRNRLSSYSSPSGPSRTAAHAEKTGSFQVPAHMDYSHLQSQFGQLQEQLGNLNAWAQGTSHTATATLAASTPIAFHVRSTKPTWVMDSGANDHMTGPEFEEDFWQGL, encoded by the exons ATGCCATCTTTGTATGAGGTTTTCGCTACTATTGATAGTGAGGACCGTTGTCGTAACATTGTACAGCCACAAGGTCTTCTTCCTACCCCTGATTCCTCTCCTATGACTGATCAGATGGCCTTTGCGGCTAGCTCTAGCTCTCATCCTCCGTCTAGGAAGATTATTTGCTATCATTGGAATGAGAGTGGGCATGTTAAAGACCGTTGCTTCAAACTTCATCCTGAGTTGAAGCAACACTTCACTCGGAATCGGTTGTCCAGCTATTCTAGCCCCTCTGGTCCCTCTCGTACTGCTGCCCATGCTGAAAAAACTGGCAGCTTTCAAGTTCCTGCCCATATGGATTATAGCCACCTTCAGTCCCAGTTTGGACAACTTCAGGAGCAGCTTGGGAATCTCAATGCCTGGGCTCAGGGCACCTCTCATACGGCCACTGCCACGCTTGCTGCAAGTACTCCCATCGCTTTTCATGTTCGGTCTACAAAACCTACTTGGGTTATGGATTCTGGTGCCAATGATCATATGACTG GACCTGAGTTTGAAGAGGATTTTTGGCAAGGGCTATGA
- the LOC131308071 gene encoding protein FAR-RED IMPAIRED RESPONSE 1-like — MANSTASREILNILKQKDPSNTTGIKSVYNTIFANKAAKLDGLTPIQYVIRQLLKKHYLHQFLTNPNTNEITDIIWVHPMSLELSVNFPSILIIDATYKTNEYRKPLLEVVGITSTWRTYSLMFAYLSNEREETLTWALDNLKNWMLQKGASMPLVFVSDRDLALMNAIEACFPTARHILCIWHINQCVMKNCSRVLGPEWKRFITSWHSLINSSTPSSFKQKWQATCDDFCQFPYVITYLWQTWLRSYKERFVSAWTDTCMHLGSNSSQRAESAHARLKL; from the exons ATGGCCAACAGCACTGCGTCTCGTGAGATTcttaatattttgaaacaaaaagaCCCGTCAAACACTACGGGAATCAAAAGCGTTTATAACACCATTTTTGCAAACAAAGCAGCGAAACTGGACGGTCTAACTCCTATTCAGTATGTCATACGTCAATTACTTAAGAAACATTACCTCCATCAATTTCTTACAAATCCGAATACTaacgaaatcacagatattaTTTGGGTTCATCCTATGAGTCTAGAGCTATCTGTCAACTTTCCGTCTATACTGATCATTGACGCCACGTACAAGACCAATGAGTATCGAAAACCACTATTGGAggttgtgggtatcacatccacatggCGAACTTACTCCCTTATGTTCGCTTATCTtagtaatgagagagaagagacattGACATGGGCATTGGATAACTTAAAAAACTGGATGCTTCAAAAGGGGGCGTCGATGCCATTGGTGTTTGTTTCAGATCGGGATTTAGCGCTTATGAATGCCATTGAAGCATGTTTCCCTACGGCACGTCACATCTtgtgtatttggcacataaatcaGTGCGTCATGAAGAACTGCAGCCGTGTGCTTGGTCCGGAATGGAAGCGCTTCATCACGTCATGGCACTCGCTTATCAATTCATCTACACCTTCGTCTTTCAAACAAAAGTGGCAAGCCACGTGCGACGATTTTTGCCAGTTCCCGTATGTCATAACTTACCTGTGGCAAACATGGTTAAGGTCGTACAAAGAGCGGTTTGTTTCAGCATGGACAGATACATGTATGCACCTCGgaagcaattcaagtcaaag GGCAGAGTCTGCACATGCGAGGCTAAAGCTATAG